In the Methanofollis sp. genome, GCCCCGACCTCCGGGAGGGCGGTGACGATCCTGAGGAAGCACGGCCCCACCTCCACCTCGCCGGCCTCGACCACCTCCTCCGAAAGGCCGACCGCAGAGCAGAGCAAGTCCATGCGGGTCGGCGCGTCGGGCAGGGGTGTTCCGAACTCCTCAGGCCGCACACCCGCAAGGACCAGGTGGTCCCGCGCCCGTGTCGCCGCCACATAGAAGAGGCGCAGCCTCTCGGCCCGGAGTTTCCTCTCCTGTTCCGCTTTGAGGAAGGTGAAGACCGGGGTCTCCCGCGGCTCGAAAGACCGTGCCGGGTCAGGGACCTTCACGCCCATCAAAAGCCCGTCCTCGATGAAGATCTTCGCCGTATCGGGCCGCGGTTTCTCGGCAAGGCCGGGCACCACGACCACCGGGAACTCAAGCCCCTTGGCGGCGTGGACCGTCATGATGCCGACGGCGTTCGTGGCGGCCGGGTCCAGGTGCGCCTCGCCCTCCCTCTCCTCGTCCTCGATGGACCGCTTCACCTCCGCAACAAAGGCGGCGAGGGAGACCTCCCCTGCGGCCCTCGCCATGCCGACAAACTTCTCGACATTGGCCAGGCACTGCTCCCCGTCGGGCATGCCGCCGTACACCGCGTAGACCCCGGCGTCGTCGAGGACCCGGCCGAGCAGCGCCGGCACCGTCAGACGGCGGGCAATGGCCGACCAGGTCTCCAGGAGCGAGGCCGCCGCGGCGAGGCCCGAGGTCGGGTGCTCCTCCGCATACCGCCGCAGACGGTCCCGGAGAGGGACCGAGGACGGCAGAGGCCCGGCCATCCTGAAGAGGTCGGCGTCCGGGATGCCGAAGTACGGCGACCTGAGCACGCCATAGAGGGCGACGTCGTCGCGGCCGTTGTCGAGGTACGAGAGGAGGTTGGAGAGGTCGTAAACCTCCTGGCGGGCATAGAAACCGAGGCCCGAATGGACGTGGTACGGGACCCCGGCCATCCGCAGCGCCCTCTCGTAGGCGGGGAGGTTGGTCCGCCTCTCAAGGAGGATTGCGACGTCGCCGTACTCTGCCGGCCGCGGCCTCTCCCCCTCCGGGGAGACGGTGAGACTGCCGACGATCTCCCTCACCTTCCGCGCCACCATCCCGGCCTCGTTCCTCCGTGCCGCGGCCGCGTCCTCCCCTGCCGGGGCGAGGAGGAGTTCCACCGAACCTTCGTCCTGCCGGTGCGCCGTCAGGGGGTCGTACCCGAACTCCCAGGGCCGTTTCGTCTCCGCCATCAGCACCGAGAAGACCGCGTTCACAAAACCGACGACCTGGGGCGTGCTCCTGAAGTTGACGTCGAGAGAGACCTCCTTCCCGATCGTCTCCCGCGCCCTCTTGAAGAGGGTGACGTCCGCGTCCCGGAAGAGGTAGATGGACTGCTTCGGGTCGCCGACGATGAAGAGTCCCTCCTTCTCCTCCACCAGGTCGCCGAGGACCTCCCTGAGGATCGTCGTCTGCACCGGGTCGGTGTCCTGGAACTCGTCGACGAGGATGTAGCGGTAGCGGCCTCTGACGTGCTCCGCCACCAGGTCCGGGCGGTCGGTGAAGAGGCGGTGGGTGAGGTGGATGAGGTCGGAGAAGTCGAGGGCGCCGAGCCTCCGCTTTTCGGCGGTGCACCTCTTCAAGAAGGCGGAGAAGACCGTGCCGAGGTCGGCGAGGAAGGCGAGGGTCGTCCGCGTGAAGGGGTCGGCCCTGTCGAGGGCGAGGCCGCAGGTCGCCGCATAGGGGGCGACGGCCGTCTTGAACTCATCAAAGGTCGCCCTGACGAGGGCGAGGTCGTCGCCCTGCCAGTTCTTCTTCTGGCCAAAGCCCCTCTTGAACCGGGCGTTTACCTCCGCGACCGCGACGACCCCGGCCGGGTCCCTGACCGGGAGGAGAGGTCCGACGGCACGGAGGTACCGCATCGCCGGGTCGGCGTCGCCGGGATAGCGGGCCGCAAGGTCGCGGAGTGTCCGGGTGAGGGCCTGGCAGTGTGCGTCCTCCGCACACTCGCGGAGCGCCTCCTCCTGCCTCTCTCTGACGGCCCTCTCCCACGCCGCGATCACTCTCTCTTTGTCCTCCCCGAGGGCGGCGAAAAAGGCCCCGGCGGTCTCGCGTTTATTGTACAGCCGCAGGAGGCACTCCTCAAGCCCCGACGGCCCGAGGGCGCGGAGGGTGTGGACGACCGCCTCCCTGTACGGTTCGGGCGGTTCGCCATAGACAAGACCCTCGACGGCCTCGTCCCGTATGCGCCCGGCCTCACGCTCGTCAAGGACGGAAAAAGCCGGGTCGACGCCTGCCTCAAGGGGGAACTCCCGCAGACACCCGGTGCAGAAGGCGTGGAAGGTGGAGATGTTCGCCCGGAGGAAGTCGTCCCTGACCTGGTCCCACATCTCGCCCTCCTCTTCCCGGAGGGCGTCGCGGACCCGCTGTTTCATCTGCGTCGCCGCGTTGTCGGTGTAGGTGAGGGCGAGGATGTTCCTGACGCCGCACCCGCCTCTCTTCAGGAGGTCGATGTACTTCGTGACCAGGACATGGGTCTTCCCTGTCCCGGCCCCGGCGGTGACGCAGATGCTCTGGTCATGACTGAGGGCGGCCTCTTCCTGCCGCGGGGTGAGGCCCATCTCACACCCCCCGCGAAGCGGCGAGACGCCACTCGTCGCACCTGCAGATGGTCCTGAACTCGCAGTACGACGGGCACGGGGTCTCCTGTGGTGCCGGCGGGAAGTACCCGGCCCTGATGGAACGGAGATACTCCCGCACCAGGCCGAGGGTGGCCTGGACAGCGGTCTCGATCCCGTCCACTTCACTGTTTTTCGCCGTTGAGAACCCTTTGAGGCGCTCTTTCTGCTGCGTGTCCCAGAGCACC is a window encoding:
- a CDS encoding exodeoxyribonuclease V subunit beta, yielding MGLTPRQEEAALSHDQSICVTAGAGTGKTHVLVTKYIDLLKRGGCGVRNILALTYTDNAATQMKQRVRDALREEEGEMWDQVRDDFLRANISTFHAFCTGCLREFPLEAGVDPAFSVLDEREAGRIRDEAVEGLVYGEPPEPYREAVVHTLRALGPSGLEECLLRLYNKRETAGAFFAALGEDKERVIAAWERAVRERQEEALRECAEDAHCQALTRTLRDLAARYPGDADPAMRYLRAVGPLLPVRDPAGVVAVAEVNARFKRGFGQKKNWQGDDLALVRATFDEFKTAVAPYAATCGLALDRADPFTRTTLAFLADLGTVFSAFLKRCTAEKRRLGALDFSDLIHLTHRLFTDRPDLVAEHVRGRYRYILVDEFQDTDPVQTTILREVLGDLVEEKEGLFIVGDPKQSIYLFRDADVTLFKRARETIGKEVSLDVNFRSTPQVVGFVNAVFSVLMAETKRPWEFGYDPLTAHRQDEGSVELLLAPAGEDAAAARRNEAGMVARKVREIVGSLTVSPEGERPRPAEYGDVAILLERRTNLPAYERALRMAGVPYHVHSGLGFYARQEVYDLSNLLSYLDNGRDDVALYGVLRSPYFGIPDADLFRMAGPLPSSVPLRDRLRRYAEEHPTSGLAAAASLLETWSAIARRLTVPALLGRVLDDAGVYAVYGGMPDGEQCLANVEKFVGMARAAGEVSLAAFVAEVKRSIEDEEREGEAHLDPAATNAVGIMTVHAAKGLEFPVVVVPGLAEKPRPDTAKIFIEDGLLMGVKVPDPARSFEPRETPVFTFLKAEQERKLRAERLRLFYVAATRARDHLVLAGVRPEEFGTPLPDAPTRMDLLCSAVGLSEEVVEAGEVEVGPCFLRIVTALPEVGAAEAEEVGTPTGDLPAFAPAEVVVAEEERPYSVSEVERYLACPREYEEVYRLGQGEGGFQPPGWATTRGIVLHEVLRGRDPAAVCARYGVEDPAAVAECARVRARFMASPLMAGAVADHCEVPFRARVCGVLFRGAIDRLVRTAAGGWMLVDYKTGRVREEAVPAKAAGYAMQMAVYRRAAEQILGETVRPYLYFTDLDLFVAVEGDGEEVLSRTVRAVRSIEEGRFAFAECEGCTGEGACPVTIREAHHQY